A single genomic interval of Epinephelus fuscoguttatus linkage group LG22, E.fuscoguttatus.final_Chr_v1 harbors:
- the il15ra gene encoding interleukin-15 receptor subunit alpha isoform X3, whose protein sequence is MDLCSPLISVCAIMISLLGAALLSNGDQNNCQCPEIPLIDLTEPPGTCFSVNSPFRYKCIEGYTREAGTSNLIRCKQSDSGSLQWLPSPPTLKCIRDPKRTTTQRPTIIITEGYTDIPLDSTSTTTVTAGSTSQRTTQSVSPSASATTETDSTEPTSPGLWTPSDHSLGKVHGRTETQTTQQTSSASTTTEPLNSESNLQIARKLGSTTTALISCASLVIVCALIGIGFFCYRRRLKNDIPPQTAEERIPMNCAPPEQVS, encoded by the exons ATGGATCTGTGTTCCCCATTAATCTCTGTCTGCGCTATCATGATCAGTCTGCTTGGAGCTGCGCTTCTGTCCAATGGCG acCAAAACAATTGTCAGTGTCCAGAAATCCCTCTCATAGATCTAACAGAGCCACCAGGGACCTGCTTCTCAGTAAACAGCCCTTTTCGCTACAAATGTATAGAAGGATACACAAGGGAGGCGGGAACATCAAATCTCATCAGATGCAAGCAAAGTGACAGTGGTTCTCTACAGTGGCTCCCGTCCCCACCCACCCTCAAGTGTATAC GTGATCCAAAGAGGACCACAACACAACGACCAACCATCATAATAACAG agGGTTATACTGATATTCCCCTTGACTCCACCAGTACCACCACAGTCA CAGCAGGGTCCACCAGCCAACGGACGACCCAGAGTGTAAGCCCCTCAGCTTCAGCgactacagagacagacagcacagAACCAACCTCACCTGGTCTGTGGACCCCGTCAGATCACTCACTAG GGAAGGTACATGGTAGGACAGAGACCCAAACAACGCAGCAGACATCATCAGCCTCAACCACCACTGAGCCTTTGAACAGTGAAAGCAATCTTCAGATAGCCCGCA AGCTTGGCAGCACAACAACAGCGTTGATCAGCTGTGCGTCATTGGTAATCGTCTGTGCTTTGATCGGAATCGGCTTCTTTTGTTACAGGAG GAGGTTAAAAAACGACATCCCACCGCAGACAGCAGAAGAACGGATACCCATGAATTGCGCTCCACCAGAGCAGGTGTCGTAG
- the il15ra gene encoding interleukin-15 receptor subunit alpha isoform X4, translating into MDLCSPLISVCAIMISLLGAALLSNGDQNNCQCPEIPLIDLTEPPGTCFSVNSPFRYKCIEGYTREAGTSNLIRCKQSDSGSLQWLPSPPTLKCIRDPKRTTTQRPTIIITEGYTDIPLDSTSTTTVTGSTSQRTTQSVSPSASATTETDSTEPTSPGLWTPSDHSLGKVHGRTETQTTQQTSSASTTTEPLNSESNLQIARKLGSTTTALISCASLVIVCALIGIGFFCYRRRLKNDIPPQTAEERIPMNCAPPEQVS; encoded by the exons ATGGATCTGTGTTCCCCATTAATCTCTGTCTGCGCTATCATGATCAGTCTGCTTGGAGCTGCGCTTCTGTCCAATGGCG acCAAAACAATTGTCAGTGTCCAGAAATCCCTCTCATAGATCTAACAGAGCCACCAGGGACCTGCTTCTCAGTAAACAGCCCTTTTCGCTACAAATGTATAGAAGGATACACAAGGGAGGCGGGAACATCAAATCTCATCAGATGCAAGCAAAGTGACAGTGGTTCTCTACAGTGGCTCCCGTCCCCACCCACCCTCAAGTGTATAC GTGATCCAAAGAGGACCACAACACAACGACCAACCATCATAATAACAG agGGTTATACTGATATTCCCCTTGACTCCACCAGTACCACCACAGTCA CAGGGTCCACCAGCCAACGGACGACCCAGAGTGTAAGCCCCTCAGCTTCAGCgactacagagacagacagcacagAACCAACCTCACCTGGTCTGTGGACCCCGTCAGATCACTCACTAG GGAAGGTACATGGTAGGACAGAGACCCAAACAACGCAGCAGACATCATCAGCCTCAACCACCACTGAGCCTTTGAACAGTGAAAGCAATCTTCAGATAGCCCGCA AGCTTGGCAGCACAACAACAGCGTTGATCAGCTGTGCGTCATTGGTAATCGTCTGTGCTTTGATCGGAATCGGCTTCTTTTGTTACAGGAG GAGGTTAAAAAACGACATCCCACCGCAGACAGCAGAAGAACGGATACCCATGAATTGCGCTCCACCAGAGCAGGTGTCGTAG
- the il15ra gene encoding interleukin-15 receptor subunit alpha isoform X1 — protein sequence MDLCSPLISVCAIMISLLGAALLSNGDQNNCQCPEIPLIDLTEPPGTCFSVNSPFRYKCIEGYTREAGTSNLIRCKQSDSGSLQWLPSPPTLKCIRDPKRTTTQRPTIIITEGYTDIPLDSTSTTTVTAGSTSQRTTQSVSPSASATTETDSTEPTSPGLWTPSDHSLAGKVHGRTETQTTQQTSSASTTTEPLNSESNLQIARKLGSTTTALISCASLVIVCALIGIGFFCYRRRLKNDIPPQTAEERIPMNCAPPEQVS from the exons ATGGATCTGTGTTCCCCATTAATCTCTGTCTGCGCTATCATGATCAGTCTGCTTGGAGCTGCGCTTCTGTCCAATGGCG acCAAAACAATTGTCAGTGTCCAGAAATCCCTCTCATAGATCTAACAGAGCCACCAGGGACCTGCTTCTCAGTAAACAGCCCTTTTCGCTACAAATGTATAGAAGGATACACAAGGGAGGCGGGAACATCAAATCTCATCAGATGCAAGCAAAGTGACAGTGGTTCTCTACAGTGGCTCCCGTCCCCACCCACCCTCAAGTGTATAC GTGATCCAAAGAGGACCACAACACAACGACCAACCATCATAATAACAG agGGTTATACTGATATTCCCCTTGACTCCACCAGTACCACCACAGTCA CAGCAGGGTCCACCAGCCAACGGACGACCCAGAGTGTAAGCCCCTCAGCTTCAGCgactacagagacagacagcacagAACCAACCTCACCTGGTCTGTGGACCCCGTCAGATCACTCACTAG CAGGGAAGGTACATGGTAGGACAGAGACCCAAACAACGCAGCAGACATCATCAGCCTCAACCACCACTGAGCCTTTGAACAGTGAAAGCAATCTTCAGATAGCCCGCA AGCTTGGCAGCACAACAACAGCGTTGATCAGCTGTGCGTCATTGGTAATCGTCTGTGCTTTGATCGGAATCGGCTTCTTTTGTTACAGGAG GAGGTTAAAAAACGACATCCCACCGCAGACAGCAGAAGAACGGATACCCATGAATTGCGCTCCACCAGAGCAGGTGTCGTAG
- the il15ra gene encoding interleukin-15 receptor subunit alpha isoform X2: MDLCSPLISVCAIMISLLGAALLSNGDQNNCQCPEIPLIDLTEPPGTCFSVNSPFRYKCIEGYTREAGTSNLIRCKQSDSGSLQWLPSPPTLKCIRDPKRTTTQRPTIIITEGYTDIPLDSTSTTTVTGSTSQRTTQSVSPSASATTETDSTEPTSPGLWTPSDHSLAGKVHGRTETQTTQQTSSASTTTEPLNSESNLQIARKLGSTTTALISCASLVIVCALIGIGFFCYRRRLKNDIPPQTAEERIPMNCAPPEQVS, translated from the exons ATGGATCTGTGTTCCCCATTAATCTCTGTCTGCGCTATCATGATCAGTCTGCTTGGAGCTGCGCTTCTGTCCAATGGCG acCAAAACAATTGTCAGTGTCCAGAAATCCCTCTCATAGATCTAACAGAGCCACCAGGGACCTGCTTCTCAGTAAACAGCCCTTTTCGCTACAAATGTATAGAAGGATACACAAGGGAGGCGGGAACATCAAATCTCATCAGATGCAAGCAAAGTGACAGTGGTTCTCTACAGTGGCTCCCGTCCCCACCCACCCTCAAGTGTATAC GTGATCCAAAGAGGACCACAACACAACGACCAACCATCATAATAACAG agGGTTATACTGATATTCCCCTTGACTCCACCAGTACCACCACAGTCA CAGGGTCCACCAGCCAACGGACGACCCAGAGTGTAAGCCCCTCAGCTTCAGCgactacagagacagacagcacagAACCAACCTCACCTGGTCTGTGGACCCCGTCAGATCACTCACTAG CAGGGAAGGTACATGGTAGGACAGAGACCCAAACAACGCAGCAGACATCATCAGCCTCAACCACCACTGAGCCTTTGAACAGTGAAAGCAATCTTCAGATAGCCCGCA AGCTTGGCAGCACAACAACAGCGTTGATCAGCTGTGCGTCATTGGTAATCGTCTGTGCTTTGATCGGAATCGGCTTCTTTTGTTACAGGAG GAGGTTAAAAAACGACATCCCACCGCAGACAGCAGAAGAACGGATACCCATGAATTGCGCTCCACCAGAGCAGGTGTCGTAG
- the il15ra gene encoding interleukin-15 receptor subunit alpha isoform X5 has protein sequence MDLCSPLISVCAIMISLLGAALLSNGDQNNCQCPEIPLIDLTEPPGTCFSVNSPFRYKCIEGYTREAGTSNLIRCKQSDSGSLQWLPSPPTLKCIRDPKRTTTQRPTIIITAAGSTSQRTTQSVSPSASATTETDSTEPTSPGLWTPSDHSLAGKVHGRTETQTTQQTSSASTTTEPLNSESNLQIARKLGSTTTALISCASLVIVCALIGIGFFCYRRRLKNDIPPQTAEERIPMNCAPPEQVS, from the exons ATGGATCTGTGTTCCCCATTAATCTCTGTCTGCGCTATCATGATCAGTCTGCTTGGAGCTGCGCTTCTGTCCAATGGCG acCAAAACAATTGTCAGTGTCCAGAAATCCCTCTCATAGATCTAACAGAGCCACCAGGGACCTGCTTCTCAGTAAACAGCCCTTTTCGCTACAAATGTATAGAAGGATACACAAGGGAGGCGGGAACATCAAATCTCATCAGATGCAAGCAAAGTGACAGTGGTTCTCTACAGTGGCTCCCGTCCCCACCCACCCTCAAGTGTATAC GTGATCCAAAGAGGACCACAACACAACGACCAACCATCATAATAACAG CAGCAGGGTCCACCAGCCAACGGACGACCCAGAGTGTAAGCCCCTCAGCTTCAGCgactacagagacagacagcacagAACCAACCTCACCTGGTCTGTGGACCCCGTCAGATCACTCACTAG CAGGGAAGGTACATGGTAGGACAGAGACCCAAACAACGCAGCAGACATCATCAGCCTCAACCACCACTGAGCCTTTGAACAGTGAAAGCAATCTTCAGATAGCCCGCA AGCTTGGCAGCACAACAACAGCGTTGATCAGCTGTGCGTCATTGGTAATCGTCTGTGCTTTGATCGGAATCGGCTTCTTTTGTTACAGGAG GAGGTTAAAAAACGACATCCCACCGCAGACAGCAGAAGAACGGATACCCATGAATTGCGCTCCACCAGAGCAGGTGTCGTAG
- the il15ra gene encoding interleukin-15 receptor subunit alpha isoform X6, which translates to MDLCSPLISVCAIMISLLGAALLSNGDQNNCQCPEIPLIDLTEPPGTCFSVNSPFRYKCIEGYTREAGTSNLIRCKQSDSGSLQWLPSPPTLKCIRDPKRTTTQRPTIIITAGSTSQRTTQSVSPSASATTETDSTEPTSPGLWTPSDHSLAGKVHGRTETQTTQQTSSASTTTEPLNSESNLQIARKLGSTTTALISCASLVIVCALIGIGFFCYRRRLKNDIPPQTAEERIPMNCAPPEQVS; encoded by the exons ATGGATCTGTGTTCCCCATTAATCTCTGTCTGCGCTATCATGATCAGTCTGCTTGGAGCTGCGCTTCTGTCCAATGGCG acCAAAACAATTGTCAGTGTCCAGAAATCCCTCTCATAGATCTAACAGAGCCACCAGGGACCTGCTTCTCAGTAAACAGCCCTTTTCGCTACAAATGTATAGAAGGATACACAAGGGAGGCGGGAACATCAAATCTCATCAGATGCAAGCAAAGTGACAGTGGTTCTCTACAGTGGCTCCCGTCCCCACCCACCCTCAAGTGTATAC GTGATCCAAAGAGGACCACAACACAACGACCAACCATCATAATAACAG CAGGGTCCACCAGCCAACGGACGACCCAGAGTGTAAGCCCCTCAGCTTCAGCgactacagagacagacagcacagAACCAACCTCACCTGGTCTGTGGACCCCGTCAGATCACTCACTAG CAGGGAAGGTACATGGTAGGACAGAGACCCAAACAACGCAGCAGACATCATCAGCCTCAACCACCACTGAGCCTTTGAACAGTGAAAGCAATCTTCAGATAGCCCGCA AGCTTGGCAGCACAACAACAGCGTTGATCAGCTGTGCGTCATTGGTAATCGTCTGTGCTTTGATCGGAATCGGCTTCTTTTGTTACAGGAG GAGGTTAAAAAACGACATCCCACCGCAGACAGCAGAAGAACGGATACCCATGAATTGCGCTCCACCAGAGCAGGTGTCGTAG